DNA sequence from the Daphnia carinata strain CSIRO-1 chromosome 8, CSIRO_AGI_Dcar_HiC_V3, whole genome shotgun sequence genome:
GAAAACTAGAAGCATTTCACGGGGTACCCGGTGAAGTACCTCCATTATTTCAGCCTAGAGCAATTAAACCTAAATgattaaaaaggaagaacaaatGTATTACGGAAGCCAACATCACTCACCAAATATTTTGCGGCGTCATCTTTGatttccttctcttcttcgagggttttcttttgtttgtctatTCCACCTAAAATCGCATTCCAAGATCGACCAGAAACCATACACGCAAAGATACCGTGAAAGCCTTTTACGCCTAGCTTCTCGGAGACCTCTTCTATTTCGTGAACGTTCGATCGAATAATCGACATCCAAAGTTTAGCATAATTTTCTCTAAATTGCGCAGGTAATTGCTGAATCAAAAAaagtttattatttattattcggAATTTTCCTAAATGGTAGGGCGACGAACTTACCGCGTAAAGGCCGTGATCCAACAAATGAATATGAAGCTTCCCTTGCTTATCaagttcaatttttaaatttcctgtTTATAAATGAGTTATTGAAATAATGAGGGGTACCAAAGTTATTTAGTACTATATTAACCTACCAGGATGCGGATCACAATGGACATATCCATGTAGGAAAATCATGTCAGAATATAACTGGGTGATTTTCTgggaaatttcctttttaaacgGCTCAAACTCAGGATTTTTCCCATGACCTAACGCGCCAATTTCGAAGCCGTCACAATATTCCATAGTTAGTACCCGCGTTGTCGAAAGATTCCAATAGACTCTTGGTATCTGTTACATAATTTGTCCATTCTTGATTAGGAATTTTAGTACTTTTAGCTAACCACGGTACATTACATGGAGCCACGGTAAGTGCTTCATCAGCTTTGCAGTTTTCTCGGCATTTTCACCTTCCATTATAAAATTTAATTCACAaggtaaatttcttttggtttctCTAACAAGCCACTCCAGTTTCAGATCGGGGAAAATCCAGGAAGCCAGATTAACCAAGACCTAAATAAAATGATTaaagtaataaaatcatgGAAGTGAAAACGGTGTGGAGCTACAAGGGCAACACATACCTCCATAGACGTTATATCGATTGCGGAGTAAGCCTTAACCAACGGATGCTGTACTTTGACTGCAACAACAGTGCCATCATTTAATTCAGCTTTATGAACTTGAGCAAGTGAAGCTGTTCCTAGAGGTACCTTTTCTATGACTCGAAAAACCTCTGTTGGCTAAGATAATAAAATAGAATGAATCTTAAAATCAAACTGTAACTCAGTTGGTAAGACAGCACTTACTTCACACTTTAAGTCTTGTTTAATTACATCTAAAACATCTTCATATTTGGACTGGGGTGCATGGCTGTGAAGTACTTTCATTGTGCTTACATACTCAAAAGGAAGAAGGTAGTCCAGGGCGCCAAGATGTTGACCTACTTTAATGAATGCTCCTCCATTTTTCTCACAGAGTTTGAGCAATCGTTGGGCAGATCTCAAATGAACCTACGTATTTCCATCAAAATATACTGTAATCTGTAATAGCTATTCCCTTTTATAATTTTTCTGCATATATATATTAGTTAATACATACATCACTCCTGGTTTTTGCATATTCTGGTGAAGCAACATCAACAGTTTTGGAATACAAAGATCGATTGTAATCCAGCATAATTTCCCCTacctcagaaaaaaaattgatcaaacAGGAATCCAAACTGAAAAATTCCAGATGTGCCTACTGCAACCGCTGTCCGTCCAATACGTAAAAGGCCGATAGAACCATCACGGATCTCCTTATTGTAATAGACACCAAGTGAAACACTCGCCAAAGCCAAACCGACTTTGACGATGCgttttctttgcattttcgCGAACTCAAATTTGGAAATTACGTAACATGAATGCTGATTGTCATGCTCGGAGGGACTGGATGAGGATATTGCATAATTATGTCATGCCTGGCTTGTTTTGATTCAAAAGTAGTCTGCTACAGAGTTAAATTGGTAAGGCTAAATAGCACACCAGATATAGTGCAATTGGCATTTAAAACAATCgacgtcgttttctttcttgatttgATGAATGTCAAGAAAAATTGATTAGATTGCCTTTTCCAACAGCAATCATAGTCCAAATTTTAAGAAGGGTTCACCGTTTGCAATTTAGACCTATAACGTAGCACGATGGAAACCGTATTGCGTTCACTCCGCAGACATAATCCTTACGGCCAAAcatttctaaaagaaaaatctatcgCTGATTACTATTAAAGTACTGAAGTATAATCAGTTAGATACAAGTTTTGATTGTCTTAAATTTACATTAACTTACAAATGACGCCACCACGAAGCCCACCACAATAAAAGCTGATAAGTCGTTATCCTAACGTGGGCGACGTAATGCGACATGATGACGCATAACTTGTGCGGAAGAGACTTGCATTGGGGATACTCCTTGAGGTAACTGGCGTTGGCACAAGAGCGCGACATGGTTGCAAAGCTGTTGATGTTGTCTTTGACGCCAAGTGTGTTATTAAGTCCCCTAAGCAAGTCGTTGGTCTTGAGAATAAAAAGCATTTCGCTTGGAACTTGATGAAGC
Encoded proteins:
- the LOC130704304 gene encoding aarF domain-containing kinase 1-like, with translation MQRKRIVKVGLALASVSLGVYYNKEIRDGSIGLLRIGRTAVAVGEIMLDYNRSLYSKTVDVASPEYAKTRSDVHLRSAQRLLKLCEKNGGAFIKVGQHLGALDYLLPFEYVSTMKVLHSHAPQSKYEDVLDVIKQDLKCEPTEVFRVIEKVPLGTASLAQVHKAELNDGTVVAVKVQHPLVKAYSAIDITSMEVLVNLASWIFPDLKLEWLVRETKRNLPCELNFIMEGENAEKTAKLMKHLPWLHIPRVYWNLSTTRVLTMEYCDGFEIGALGHGKNPEFEPFKKEISQKITQLYSDMIFLHGYVHCDPHPGNLKIELDKQGKLHIHLLDHGLYAQLPAQFRENYAKLWMSIIRSNVHEIEEVSEKLGVKGFHGIFACMVSGRSWNAILGGIDKQKKTLEEEKEIKDDAAKYLAEIMEVLHRVPREMLLVFKTNDLLRGLNSTLGVKNNIASFVTMSRSCANAHYLKEYSNCKSFTCKVCVTVSHYVTHFKITAYELLLWWASWWTN